Proteins encoded by one window of Salvia splendens isolate huo1 chromosome 7, SspV2, whole genome shotgun sequence:
- the LOC121811550 gene encoding nodulin homeobox-like yields the protein MFHLTSRVPKIEQILLDDVKISEQLIDLVFYLLVLLGPYRHVDIFIEAEFAAVCVDVKFLQTNDSFGSAFPTTEETLNHLCQSVILLFNFYSPCVSKSCSRNAL from the exons ATGTTTCATCTTACCTCTCGGGTGCCCAAAATTGAACAG ATATTGCTTGATGATGTGAAGATATCAGAACAACTGATTGACCTGGTCTTCTATCTGCTAGTTCTACTTGGTCCATACAGACAT GTGGACATATTCATAGAGGCAGAATTTGCTGCTGTTTGTGTAGATGTCAAGTTTCTGCAGACCAACGATTCATTTGGAAGTGCTTTCCCTACTACTGAAGAGACCTTGAATCACCTCTGCCAGAGTGTGATTCTTCTCTTCAATTTCTACAGTCCTTGTGTCAGCAAAAGTTGTTCCCGGAATGCATTGTGA
- the LOC121810544 gene encoding protein TIC110, chloroplastic-like encodes MPRYRYVYDYFQFNSFENKPAFFTSSPLLFCKIKPRFNIVVAFAVAIDAEKARQVVHELAQARLSNSLVQAVALLRQRNNQGVVNSLNDLLACDKAVPATPVSWEVPEELADLFLVYLKSDQAPEKVARVQYLLNISDSTAESLRAMKYKGSSNGSAEQEEFVF; translated from the exons ATGCCTAGATATAGATACGTATATGACTATTTCCAG TTCAATTCGTTTGAGAACAAACCCGCGTTCTTCacctcttctcctcttctcttctGCAAAATTAAACCGCGATTCAACATCGTTGTTGCCTTCGCCGTAGCCATTGATGCTGAGAAGGCCAGACAAGTTGTTCATGAACTTGCTCAGGCTAGATTATCTAATTCTCTTGTTCAAGCAGTAGCACTGCTACGGCAGAGAAACAATCAAGGAGTG GTTAATTCTCTGAACGATTTGTTAGCCTGCGACAAGGCTGTACCCGCAACCCCCGTTTCATGGGAGGTGCCTGAGGAACTGGCAGACCTCTTTCTCGTGTACTTGAAAAGCGATCAGGCGCCTGAGAAAGTAGCAAGAGTACAGTATCTACTGAACATCAGCGACTCGACAGCAGAATCTCTACGAGCTATGAAATATAAGGGATCATCAAATGGATCAGCTGAGCAGGAGGAGTTCGTATTTTGA